The window GGTAACTAGCTTTGGCACTGCGATGGAGGAGTTTAGAGCAGGAAAAAAATATCGGATGTGAGTAACCATCTCCTCCAGTCGATTCCTCGAGACGCACAGAGAACCagcacagcctccctccctcccccctctcccctcaatTCCCCCGGAAGGCCCCCTGTGCCGCCCCGGTCGCTGCGCTGGCTGCAGCGGTCCGCACCGCCTCGTTGGACAGGACCCCCGTGGTGAACTCCGCCTGAGCCTTCTGGAAACTGGCACCGGTGCGGCGGTACAGAGAGTGGATCTGAGGAGAAGCAGACGGGTCAGAACCAAGTccaaacagagacacagagagagaggaggtagaGGGACCATCAGAActgagacagagaggggaggggaagcgaggagagacacagagaggggaggggagcgaggagagacacagagaggggagggggagcgaggagagacacagagaggggagggggagcgaggagagacacagagaggggagggggagcgaggagagacacagagaggggagggggagcgaggagagacacagagaggggagggggagcgaggagagacacagagaggggagggggagcgaggagagacacagagaggggagggggagcgaggagagacacagagaggggagggggagcgaggagagacacagagaggggagggggggagcgaggagagacacagagaggggaggggggagcgaggagagacacagagaggggaggggggagcgaggagagacacagagaggggagggggagcaaggagagacacagagaggggaggggggagcgaggagagacacagagaggtaCTCACTTTCTTCAGCATGATCACACCCATGACAGCAGTGCCAGTGAACATGACCGCGGTCAGCAGCATTATCACAGCCACAGCAACGTTTACCTTCAGGGCAGCGAGGCTAACGATCCAGCCACTGAAACAGGGGGACGAGAACAAATACCGGTGCTCACTTTAAAAGGGGAAAAAATATATCATCTTATAAAAAAGAGAAGTGTCGTTTAAAAGCAGCTGCTTCTTTCTGCGTGTCCCGAGCGAGCTATGAAACAGGGAGCCCCTTCGCTAACGCTCCCCGCTCCCCGCCTCTCTCACCTGAAGCCCCAGTCGGGGATGCCCACCGCTTGCATGACGTACAGGCAGACTTGAacgaagaagacgaagaagaagaagaagaaattgaAGGAGCTGTCACTCCTGCAACACAGAGAGGGGCTGACTGTTAAACACCCGGCCAGACAAAAGAACCCCCCCGCCCCCTTTGTGTTGGGTCAGAATGGTACGAACCTGAAGGCTTTGTACATGGGCCTGTACCAACAGAGGAAGGAGCAGGGGGTGAAGATGAGGACCCAGAGAATGGCGAGCCCCAGGCCCACTCCAGCGCTGGTGTTCACACAGAAGAAGGCCAGGTTTGCAATGAAGTTAAAGATCAGGGTGCAGCCCGAGACTGGGGGGGGGAGAGACAGGGGAGCCTCGTTATAGCAGCGCCCAAACTACCAGCAGGgacgggaatcagactcccgctgcacagcgatgtgatccagtcctggtttcactgggagtttaataatcagacacacctgagcttgttagctagacacactggggctgatcaagctggtagcagtaaaacctggactggatcacactgctgtgcagcaggagtctgattcccatccctgatcaggtaaatttgtttaaaaaaaattaattaaaaaatatatatatatattttgtaacaactgtaagtcgcctggataagggcatctgcgaaaaaataaataataaataaagaggtacaatattacaaaataaatattcaatcgGATTTAAACTGCCTTCAATTAAACACCCGAGTAAAAAGCTTTGGAGGTCAGCCTCTTAAGCCGAGGGAACACGGAGCCGCTCTGAGGTTTGGagcctggtttcaggagactgtaggtttcagggcgctgcgcggcacaccaggcagggagacttgggggtttgatacagcaaacctcaaactaggtctcccgggggtctcctggaaccagctttccAGAAACACGTTCCTGAGAAAGAGGCTCCGTATTCCACTCGGCTTGAGGTTCTGGAATAAGAATCGCTTCTAGAATCTTTCCGCAGTCCCGATTCTTCCCAGCAGGGGGCGTGACTCACACATCCAGAAGTAGTACATGGTGGAGACGGTCCTCTGGAAGTCCTGTCCGATCTCCACACTGATGTCCTGGTAGAAGCAGGGCTGGATGGGGCAGAAGCTGGGGAAGGGGGGCCAGTTATTCTGCCtcgctgtggggggggggggggagaagggcaggcgTCATGACAACAGCAAGGGGGAGCCAGAGAGCACACCAATACCAGCAGGCAGGCAAGCCtccggtttttttttttattcaactcgttttgtttgttatttttacacGAAAGCCGTGATCGTTTATTTACACTTTCACGTttaaattccccccccccccccccccgcccccccaccccGGTCTCAGCTCCAGGCTGGTTCACACGCACGACACAGACACAGCGTCCTGTGAAAGGAGGTCTCTGGCGATACTCACTGGCCTCTTTCCCCAGCCCTGCGCTCtgcagctccctctctctcctctccagatCCGCTGCTTTCTTCTCCAGCTCTTCCTGTCTCCGGAGCAGCTCTGCCGTGGCTGCAGCCGTGGCGCTGCGGGCCTGAGGcttggagagaggagggggggggcatggatgggaatcagactcccgctgcacagcagtgtgatccagtctatctatctacagggatgggaatcagactcccgctgcacagcagtgtgatccagtctatctatctacagggatgggaatcagactcccgctgcacagcggtgtgatccagtcctggtttcactaggagtttaataatcagacacacctgagcttgttagcgagacacactggggctgatcaagctggtagcagtaaaacctggactgggtgacactgctgtgcaataggagtctgattcccatccctgtatatATTCAGTTAAACGGTTTCCATGGTAATTTACCTGtcaaagctatttttatattttggtcGGTTTTTCTAATGCATTTGCATCACAGTCAAATCAGGAGCTCATCTAACAGGTTATACTGACTGCACCCCTtaagagaacagagagagagaggagaggagagggggagagagggggagaggagagggggggagagaggagaggagaggagaggagaggagaggagagagagaggagagggggagaggagggagagagggagagagggagagagggagagagaggagaggagagggggagagagggggagaggagaggggggagagaggagaggagaggagaggagaggagaggagagagagagaggagagggggagaggagggagagagggagagagggagagagggagagagaggagagagaggggagaggagagagaggagagagagggggagaggaggaagagagggagagagaggagaggggagagagagaggggagaggagagagaggagagagagggggagaggagggagagagggagagagaggagagaggagagagagaggagaggagagaagagggagagaggagaggagagggggagagagaggagaggagaaaagagggagagaggagaagagggagagaggagaggagaggggggagagaggagaggagagggggagagaggagaggagagagggagagagaggagagggggagagagagaggagaggagaggggagaggagagagaggagagagagggggagaggagggagagagggagagagaggagaggggagagagagaggggagaggagagagaggagagagagggggagaggagggagagagggagagagaggagaggggagagagagaggagaggagaggagagaagagggagagaggagaggagagggggagagagaggagaggagagaagagggagagaggagaagagggagagaggagaggagaggggggagagaggagaggagagggggagagaggagaggagagagggagagagaggagagggggagagagagaggagaggagagggggagagagagagaggaagagagaggagagggggagagagagaggagaggagaggagaggagagggggagagagagaggaagagagaggagagggggagagagagagaagagagggggagagaggagaggagagggggagagaggagaggagagggggagagaggagagaggagaggggagagaaaacAGAGATAGATAGACATACAGATAGAGATACACAGAGGTTAAGatattgacagacagacagctatatagacagacagagatagatagatagatagatagacagacagacagacagagacacagacacacacacagacagctctgGTACCCGCGCTGGCACTGTGCAGGAGCTCACACTGCAGTACCTGTGTGGAGTATGAGCCGTAGTTTCGGGGCTCGGTGGGGGTCTTGGGCTGGGGGGGCCGCAGGCTGCTGGGGGGGGGGCTGGGCCGCCGGGGGGGGCGTCTGTTTCGCTGCCTCATAGGGAGGGGGCGGCTGCAGGGGGGGGTACAGAAACAAACATGACAtcatcagaaagaaagaaagagagttgACAGAAACAGCTGGTCTTGCAAAAGTTTTTTACTGAAAATCTTTAGAATAAAAACAATCAATACTTCGAACACGCAGGGAAAAGCGCTTCAGCGTtaactgttttatataaaaaatatcaacTTTGCATTTGTGTTCGAGCCTGCATTAGTGCAAATACGAAAAGAAACAACTGCTCGAGAGCCGGAAAAAACACCAGAATCCTTCACTTTGCATCTCGCAGGTTTACCTGAGAGGACAAAATAAAGAGATGGAAAAAGAAAAGAGGGGGATGAGGGCAAGGggagaggaaagaaagaaaacagggaTAAAggaagagggaagagagagagagagagagagagagagatcagttgGATCTCACACCTACCTCGGGGTCTGTGTTATTTTTCTTCTTGGTCTTTGCCATGGAAAGCTGGTGAGATCTCTGAATCCCGTCTCCTCACCTGagctgctgtctgtgtgtgtgtgtgtgtgtgtgtgtgtgtgtgtgtgtgcctctctctctctctctctctcacacacacacatgcaaagcaGCAACACTTACAGGGGAGTGAGCTcgctatacacacacactctcacacacacgctgTGAGGACGCTCAGCTAGGCCAGCCTGTGTAATCTCAGAGAAGCGTTGCTGTGTGTACATTCCTGCGggacagacacgcacacgcaaGCGGGCTCCAGACTCACCCCTCGGCTGCTGTCGAAAGGGTTGTAGAGATCGAGGGTGGCATAGCCCGTGCTGGGGGTGTGGTGCTGTGTCACAGCAGGGTCCTGAGAGGGGAGACACAACACGTTACTGAAATGAGTTCAGTGTCACTTGGCATGCTCATGCAATCTCATTGTTGATTGTGGGTCACGCTAGGCGCGTCCTGACCCGCTCTGCAATCAGAATATTATCCTCATCCTCTCCGCCTTCCTTCAATATTATAAAACACGCGAATCATTTGTAATTCTGTCGTGCGCCATATTTACCCAGGACGATGAAATACACCCACACGTACAGAAGCCCAAAGGATAGATGTTTGTAAATAATTATAACGAAACATTTCCTTACCTGAAATGGATTGCCAGCCTCTGTCGGCTCCGGAAACTGCGTATATTGAGACATGCTTAATTATTTCGTAACTGAGCTCAGTAATGAAGTTACAGATATATCTGTATTCACTGTTATATTACACAAGTTTAAACGCCAGCCCAGATGTGACGTTGCTCTGGAAACGCGCTAGCTCGCCTCTGCAGCAGACCCGCCGCGTCTCCGATACAAGCGCTGCAAAATCAACAGCTAAATTCACagctttcctgtaattatatagagagagagagcgagataaCTCCAGAAATATATCCTGTTGTCTTTCTCGTGTTTTAACGGAGTAGATTAGAATGcctcctcctgtttctcttccCCTCTTCTCGTTCTCTCTCCCTTTACGGCTGCAGACCCAAGTTGTTGATTCAGAGAAAAACGAGGAAGTCCGGTCACCTGACTTCTGGATGCGCCAGCGTGAGGATGCACGTGACAGAGCGGGGGTGCAAACCCCGAAACGAAAGCAGCGGCACCGCGCGCTCCATTGCACCCGCGGCTACACGATACGTCACCGTTAATTACAAGGTCGTGTGGTTCATATGATGAGTCAGAAACCGGCATTGCTTACTGTTCAGAATCAACGAATGCCGGCTTTGATCATCACAGTTCTAAGTCTGTGGGTTTCTCTCCGTATTTATTTGATCTGATCACGTGTTataaagttataaatatattgcaGCCTTCCTCTGAAAGctgaatttttaaaatgtattgatttcaTTAAAGAGATGCGGTAATTTGCATGCGTTTCATCGCTGTGGCCGCCAGGTGGCGctcgttcacacacacacacaccgacacgcaCGTTAATAAGTAAATTAAACACAGAAACGCAGGATCTGTTCAGCCACACGGGGGCAGCAGCGCAGCGCCGAATAGCAGGACCCGACGCGGGACGTGCAGAAAGCATTCTGGATGAAATCTGCGGAAAACTGACCGCGCAGGAGCCAAATTAACGACTAGCACATGTTCAGAAAAATCAAACACGTTTTCATTGGGACAGCTTCAAAGCATTTGTAACTGCCGTCGTCCACCTGTTATTTGAATTTTCTCTTTGATAACTTGCTCTAATTCACCGCAGAAGTCAAGTCAACGTAATCAAATGACGTCAGTACCGCTGCTGTTGTGATTTTTtgttcaaagaaaaaaatatttgctaattaatgagttaattaaggaacaaacaaaaataaacacacgcGCTCCAGGAGACGAATAGCCTTGCCGTTGGCATGGCAACTGCTTTAATTGTGTTTATCGATCCCCGGACACGCCCCTGCATTCCTGCGCGGTGACGTCACCGCTCCGCCAGGCTGTGTTGATCTCGCTGACCCTTCAGCGCTTCAGGCACCTCGTATTATATTCATGGATTTAACCTTCCTCTGACCGCACCGAACACAATGAACAGCCAGGAGAACCGGACTGGCGTGCAAAACAGAGCCAGCAAGTACCGGGACAGCCGAGCGAAGAGGAAATCAGCGAGGAGCAGCtcactactactattattattattattattattattattattattattattattattattattattattattattattattcccaccAATGGACCTGTGctagctgtgtgcaactattcagcaacagtaACGGGAAAGCAGAAAGGAAGTTACttcacaagaaagaaagaaagaaagaaagaaagagacacacagacacacacacacgcacagacacacacagagacacacagacacacacacacgcacagacacacacacagacacacacagacacacacacacgcacagacacacacagagacacacagacacacacacacacgcacagacacacacacagacacacacacacacgcacacacacacgcacacacacacagacacacgcacacacacacacacacacacagacacacacacagacacacgcacacacacacgcacacacacacacacacagacacacacacagacacacgcacacacacacacacacacagacacacgcacagacacacacacacgcacagacacacgcacagacacacaaacacacgcactctcacacacgcacattcacacacacacacgcacgtacacactctcacacacagacacacacacacacgcacgtacacactctcacgcgcgcacacacacacacacacactctcactctcacgcacacacacacacacacacactctcactctcacacacacactcacacacacacacagcgctctGCTTTTCCCATGCATACACCATTACAATGCACTATTGTTTTTTACCTTTACTAAGGCTTGAAGTATGTGAACAGAAACTCCTCTCCTGACTCACTGACCAGAATAAACAGCCGCGGCCAGCTATGCACGTGTGTGACGCTAGAGGGCGCTGTTTGACAAGAACGCTGGAATTGCACAGTCATGGGTTTTTATTGCAGTAGCCTCTTGAATATTCTAAAGCTTAGATCAGGAAACAATGCGTTTGATGAGGAGCTGGATAATTGACCTCAATTAGCAATACCTCCCCCCCCAGCAGGGGTCAGTGTTGCGCTCCCCGTTCCACTTCACTTTGCTCTCGCCTTGGTAGAACCCGCGCCGCCGATCCCGCTGTGACTCCCAGGTCCTGGATGCGTTCCCGGCTGGCATGTCCGCTCGGAGGAGCTGTCAGGAGTCGGGTTACCTGAGTCAAAGGATTAATCATCTCTGTTCACAAGGGAGCGCATTATCAAGCAGCAAGACAGGATAGTGCAGTTaggataggttttttttttttttttttttaataatcagacaAGAATTCAttttcgtttctttttttttaacagaactgttTCTCAGGTGCCCCCGtttcaaattctctctccatCAAAGCAATGCCTCTGCAGTTACTCAATTTGTCATTAGGGGTCAGCCTTGAGCCtacctcccagttcctcagctctaaccactagaccccactgcctccctcccagtccctcagctctaaccactagaccccactgcctccctcccagtccctcagctctaaccactagaccccactgcctccctcccagtctctcagctctaaccactagaccccactgcctccctcccagtccctcagctctaaccactagaccccactgcctccctcccagtccctcagctctaaccactagaccccactgcctccctcccagtccctcagctctaaccactagaccccactgcctccctcccagtccctcagctctaaccactagaccccactgcctccctcccagtccctcagctctaaccactagaccccactgcctccctcccagtccctcagctctaaccactagaccccactgcctctctcccagtccctcagctctaaccactagaccccattgcctccctcccagtccctcagctattGTGGCGATGACATCGTTACAGAGAGGTGGGGGGGGGCGATGACATCGTTACagagaggcgggggggggggggcgatgaCATCGTTACAGAGAGGCGGTGAagtgaacaaaataattaaacgGGCTGgctgagagatggagagacagctTAACTCTTGAACCGAGGAGCGCAGTAATCTAATCCCCTCTGAGACTTCAGTGAGTTGTTTTCTTCTCCTGTTCAGGACTCATGTGAAATCCTCCTTGTTCCTTGAtgatctgtctctgtctgtctgctctcCAGCTACCAGGTGAAACGAAGTTTACTGACACTTCAAAGGAAGCCTTTGTAAGAAAGCggaagtttttttggtttttttttgtgacttTCTTTCTAAACCCTGTCTGTCataccctccccccctccctctgtccctccctctgtccctccctctgtcacaccctcccccctccctccctctgtcacaccctccccccctccctccctccctctgtcacaccctcccccctccctccctccctccctccctccctctctctgcagaAACTTGATCAGGTGAATGTGTTTCCCATGGCTGCCCAGGCTATGACGAGATTGTACAGAGCTCTGTGGTGAGACCGGGCTCCTAATCTCGGGGTCAACTCCGGTCCCACCGCGTGAAGATCATCAGcgtgaagatcattcaggaagggtatagtgagcacactggggtcccattctaccagcctcaccccattgtagtgctattgaagatcattcaggaagggtatagtgagcacactggggtcccattctaccagcctcaccccattgtagtgctattgaagatcattcaggaagggtatagtgagcacactggggtcccattctaccagcctcaccccattgtagtgctattgaagatcattcaggaagggtatagtgagcacactggggtcccattctaccagcctcaccccattgtagtgctattgaagatcattcaggaagggtatagtgagcacactggggtcccattctaccagcctcaccccattgtagtgctattgaagatcattcaggaagggtatagcgagcacactggggtcccattctaccagcctcaccccattgtagtgctattgaagatcattcaggaagggtatagcgagcacactggggtcccattctaccagcctcaccccattgtagtgctattgaagatcattcaggaagggtatagcgagcacactggggtcccattctaccagcctcaccccattgtagtgctattgaagatcattcaggaagggtatagtgagcacactggggtcccattctaccagcctcaccccattgtagtgctattgaagatcattcaggaagggtatagtgagcacactggggtcccattctaccagcctcaccccattgtagtgctattgaagatcattcaggaagggtatag is drawn from Acipenser ruthenus unplaced genomic scaffold, fAciRut3.2 maternal haplotype, whole genome shotgun sequence and contains these coding sequences:
- the LOC117395591 gene encoding LOW QUALITY PROTEIN: secretory carrier-associated membrane protein 3 (The sequence of the model RefSeq protein was modified relative to this genomic sequence to represent the inferred CDS: inserted 2 bases in 1 codon), with the translated sequence MSQYTQFPEPTEAGNPFQDPAVTQHHTPSTGYATLDLYNPFDSSRGPPPPYEAAKQTPPPAAQPPPQQPAAPPAXKTPTEPRNYGSYSTQPQARSATAAATAELLRRQEELEKKAADLERRERELQSAGLGKEATRQNNWPPFPSFCPIQPCFYQDISVEIGQDFQRTVSTMYYFWMFSGCTLIFNFIANLAFFCVNTSAGVGLGLAILWVLIFTPCSFLCWYRPMYKAFRSDSSFNFFFFFFVFFVQVCLYVMQAVGIPDWGFSGWIVSLAALKVNVAVAVIMLLTAVMFTGTAVMGVIMLKKIHSLYRRTGASFQKAQAEFTTGVLSNEAVRTAAASAATGAAQGAFRGN